The following nucleotide sequence is from Borrelia coriaceae.
TATCCAAACTGGTATCGGGTTTCCCCAAAATCGGTTTCTACTTATTGCCCAATCTCTTGCATTCTCTAACCATTTGCCAAATCGTCCTTTTTTTAAGTGTGAAGGCATCCAGTTTATTTTTTCATTTGATTTTATGAGTTTTTCCTTTATTGCTTCAATATTTACAAACCATGAGCTTATGGGTCTATAAATTAGAGGGGAGTTTGTTCTGTAACAAAATGGATATCTGTGTAAGAAATTTTCTCGTTTGAATAAAAGGTTTGTTGATTTTAATTTTTCTATTATTTTATTATCTGCATCTTTGACAAATAGTCCTTCAAAATCTTTTACTTCGTTTGTAAATCTGCATTCGGCATCTATGGGTGTTATCATGTCGGTTTTTGTATTGTTTTTAAGTATGTTATAGTCTTCTTCTCCAAAGGGTGCTATATGTACTATTCCTGTTCCATCATCAGTTGTGACATATTCTGCTGTATGAACCTTGAAAGCTCCTTTATCCTTTTGGTTTAAAAAATAGTTAAATATAGGTTCATATTCTATTCCTTTAATATGTTCACCTTTAAATTGTTCTATTACTTTATATTTTGTTTCATCTTTGTAATAGTGATTTAACCTTTTTGTGCCAATGATGAATGTTGCATTTTTTTCTTTATCAAATATTTTAGAGTAATCTATGTCTTTTCCAACGGCAATTCCAAGGTTTGTAGGTAAAGTCCAAGGCGTTGTTGTCCATGCGAGTAAGTATTCATTTTTATCTTTGATTTTAAATTTTATAGTTAGTGATGGGTCATTAACTTCTTTATATTCGCCAAGATTAACCTCAAAATTTGAGAGTGGAGTTGCAAGTTTCGGAGAATATGGTAGCACATAGTAACTTTCATAGATTAATCCCTTGTTATAAAGCGTTTTAAATATCCACCATACGGATTCCATAAAGGTTATGTCCATTGTTTTGTAATTATTCTCAAAATCGACCCATCTTCCTAATCTTGAAATTGTTTTTTGCCATTCTTTTGTGTATCTAAGAACTATTTTCTTGCATTCTTCATTAAATTTATCAATGCCATATTTTTCTATTTCGTATCTTCCAGAGATTTTTAAAGATTTTTCTACTTCGTATTCTACAGGTAAACCATGAGTATCCCATCCAAAATATCTTTTAACATATTTACCTTTCATTGTTTGATATCTTGGGATTATGTCTTTAATTGTATTTGGTACAAAATGTCCAAAATGAGGAAGTCCTGTTGCAAATGGTGGACCATCATAAAATGTAAATTCTTCACAACCTTCTCTTTGTTGTATTGATTTTTCGAAAATTTTATTATCATTCCAAAATTTTAGTATTTTTTCTTCTATTTTAGGAAAATTTGCTTTGTTTTCTACTTGTTTGAACATAAGATTTCCTTTTGCTTGATTTTTATGTTATCTTGGTTTAAAGATATTTTTATTCGATCAATATTGGGATTTTTAAATATTTGATTGATAATTTTATCTTCTATTTGTTCTTTTATGGCATTTAAAATACTTCTTGCACCAGAATCTTTATCGTAATATTTTTTTATTATATGATTTTTAAGAGTTTCATCAATTTCTATTTTAATGTTTTTGAGACTAAATTTTTTAGTAAGTTCTTTGCAATAGTTATTGTAAATTAGACTTAGATCTTCTTCTTTTAAGGTGTTTAGAATTATCTTTTTTTGTATTTTGTCTAGTAATGATGATTTAAATCTTGTTTTAAGCTCATTGTTAATTTCGCTTTTGATGTTTATATTATTGTTCATATTGTTATTAAATCCAATATTTCCTTTCCCAAGTAGTGTTTTGGTACCTATGGATGTACTTAAAACAATAATAGCATTTTTAAATGATATTCTATCTTCTTTATTATTGATAAGTTCACCGTATTCAAGTATTTGTTCTATTGTGGTAAGTACAGAGTTATGAGCATGTTCAATGTTTTCAAGTATAATAAATGCTCGAGGGTTATGTTTTAATTTGTTTGTTAAAATACCACCGTCATTATAGCCTATATATCCTGGATTTGTTCCTATTAGTTTTGATATGGAATTTTCTTCTCTGTAGTCTGACATGTCTAGCTTTATTATTGAGTTTTGGTCTTCAATAATGATGTTTGATATTGTGTTTGCTATCATCGTTTTTCCAGTTCCGTTTGCACCTATTAGTAATATTGATGCTAGAGGTTGCGTATTGCTGTTGATTTCAAGTTTTGTTTTGACTATCTCTATAATGATTTCATTTATAGCATAATCTTGTCCAATGATTTTTTCTTTGATATGTATTGCTTCTTTTTTAAGTGTATCAATTTCTTCTTTGATATTAGACTTAATATTAATATCTAATAGTTCATCTGTTGCGCTTTTAATATCTTCTACATTGATTATTTTTTGATTTATTTCTTTTTGTTTTTTTTGAGCTCCAGCAAGGTCAATTAGATCAATTGCTTTGTCGGGAAATCTTTTGTTAATTAAATATTGTGATGATAGTTTTATAACATTTTCTATGGCTTCTTTTTCATAAGTGACACCGTGATAATCCTCAAAGTTTTTTATTATGCTATTGATTATATTGAGTGTTTCTTTTGCATCAGGTTCTTTGATTGATAATGTTTGAAATCTTCTAGTAAATGCTTTGTCTTTAGCAATATGCTTTCTATATTCATCATAAGTCGTTGCACCTATAATTTGTATTGCCGAACGAGACAAAACAGGTTTTAAAATATTTGCTGCATCGATAGATCCTTCAGAATTTCCAGCTCCTATTAGAGTGTGTATTTCATCAATAAATATTATTATGTTTTTATCGTTTTTGATAGATTTAATTATATTATTTAATCTTTCTTCGAATTCGCCTCTATATTTTGTTCCTGAGACTAAATCAGAAGTGTCAATTTGTAGTATTACTTTGTTTTGTAATTGGCTTTTTATCTCTTTATTTGCAATTTTAATTGCAAGTCCTTCAACAATTGCCGTTTTACCAACACCAGGTTCTCCTATTAACATTGTGCTATTTTTATTTCGTCGTTCGAGTACGTTTATTAGTGATTGAATTTCTTTTTCACGACCGATTAAAGGATTGAGTTTTTTTTCTTTTGCAAGTGTTGTTAGGTTTTTAACATATTTATCAATTTCAAAATAATCATTTGTAAGTCTTATTTCATCTTCAAATTCTTTATATGTTTCGATTAATCTTATTTTATCTAT
It contains:
- a CDS encoding AAA family ATPase, whose product is MSILICPKKSEIRNIDTKTLKNIRQDTLCEIEKLEKVLIGTNEIIIPKINREIFILIEQTKKEFKSKTSIGIKEIFYQILKTKKLLKKYKLNKSSFNFNEENMITSIDKIRLIETYKEFEDEIRLTNDYFEIDKYVKNLTTLAKEKKLNPLIGREKEIQSLINVLERRNKNSTMLIGEPGVGKTAIVEGLAIKIANKEIKSQLQNKVILQIDTSDLVSGTKYRGEFEERLNNIIKSIKNDKNIIIFIDEIHTLIGAGNSEGSIDAANILKPVLSRSAIQIIGATTYDEYRKHIAKDKAFTRRFQTLSIKEPDAKETLNIINSIIKNFEDYHGVTYEKEAIENVIKLSSQYLINKRFPDKAIDLIDLAGAQKKQKEINQKIINVEDIKSATDELLDINIKSNIKEEIDTLKKEAIHIKEKIIGQDYAINEIIIEIVKTKLEINSNTQPLASILLIGANGTGKTMIANTISNIIIEDQNSIIKLDMSDYREENSISKLIGTNPGYIGYNDGGILTNKLKHNPRAFIILENIEHAHNSVLTTIEQILEYGELINNKEDRISFKNAIIVLSTSIGTKTLLGKGNIGFNNNMNNNINIKSEINNELKTRFKSSLLDKIQKKIILNTLKEEDLSLIYNNYCKELTKKFSLKNIKIEIDETLKNHIIKKYYDKDSGARSILNAIKEQIEDKIINQIFKNPNIDRIKISLNQDNIKIKQKEILCSNK